Proteins from a genomic interval of Rosa chinensis cultivar Old Blush chromosome 2, RchiOBHm-V2, whole genome shotgun sequence:
- the LOC112188299 gene encoding uncharacterized protein LOC112188299: MPGNEIEGRIHKLYELDNYSRQSQVADGNWPGFVYNQWQEKQREISEPLSFSSKNNIQLLDSVRGHGNGSLNVSFDQDYTHLTQRPGLSNIQPRHQHLKTNDYMLGRDILQASHNQVEFFGESTGFVPHNLASQSLSIHQSEQENASGDSPTLTTNSERSEITEASTEINFVGRQQQFARGQQGILPHHSMQQSGYNEMQLLQQHLMFKQLQELQRQQQLQQFGDSRQQNSVNQLSAVAKQAAGVQFSPLINGTPVNETPQMLMNWVQRGASPTGQNVSNRVSFSQEQGQTLRSMGQAPQQFDVSLYGTPIASGRGNMSPYSPHLQSMSQDSVNLLTKPSNQVQKPAAQASAFSNSFVGDHCTTPDQVFLPQGAFISKQGFQGKNMFGQATVPGLNCGSTLGSIQQENALLTNTSLQELNGKQERDSWPGISQSNTMQHGPSQGLVPLDPMEEKILFNTDDSLWDPSLVNCNDIGGGGLGSWSALMQSAVADSSSDTGLHEEWSGLSFQNTELSSGNQPSNILDSEKQQGSWADNNLHSASSFSSKSFHMLNDSSVSSSFPGFQQPGIQYKPEHRESLHQDESHESIQKSPKSNSEWLDHNPRHQVQQTLEHLDNTWIGQRNERSECDAPQQRIDPYGIAQPSSKPEGNINEAMYKRNSDGGLWKRDDDTRVTSFSRSTGQLEQLQSSSEDTLRSRQNSHMFNFPSVTNAHITKTYQETSAQVQDNSKLDYVKRMLSSNKEEDEGIGEKQRQMSNSSPIIQNSYGRDGKTYDQQSCYQKDNTYDCKPVDISATVGRSVGPSGVHFTAGTSQNMLELLNKVDRLNETSVAQFDPSGFNPLSEVTDAKPPVASVDQMYNQSSASQGFTLKLAPPSQRQSNSNSQFSPQSSLQPARQMDSDFGEKNQTYLATSPSSQSLSRSHESSPRARWDDKFSIGGQSSISQSYMHGNSIAEITSSPTFRRNQLQTQVLFNPHASGPSTQATLPATATGHPHSNLAQSQDTPQQTFVNPDGQQFPILESVPVSHPPFMTGMPPQGGVSFRPQTLWTNKASQQHLSGMEPQKVPTVVPSNDSMETTSSTLKELNSLNSRQGGGHLQGFSSPEEQHSKERGQKPMFSGMLEASQPGVRNVSDPGGLPSGSLLANSNLQDPDRIHNGDNNGLSPTARNLQFIGHALNPSHGLRQNYSLLHQVQAMKNMMTDPSRRDLDVRQATVMAGQQSVYDQNKDGELNSASHLKSLPHGNTIVPSFLSEAREDPSIKASPQSAPQAQVMVAFGETDSQSQSTGSNGTPIHAEASRANLFMAANWFKQYGNFRNGQVPLMQDARTAAGQFSLFKPSQSPNIHSSVDQIDASDANQSSKVWPGTAANFVPNEPLIAPCGLNSNASNQSMDILRPKKRKIAICDQPWHKVTQGSKEVQDFSMAEEDWALASNRLIEKVPDEFGMIEDVPPIFRAKRRLIFTTQFMQHLLGPAPASFLSADAALHYDSVTYFVAKSSVGDACSLTCSKKNSTLKQMNNSNMILDQPQVSESDDDQFFSKVVGNLTDRSKKLENELLRLDRAASILDVRLECQELERFSVINRFAKFHLPRADMSGTSSSSGTFTNASRPCPQRYVTGQPLPKNLPEGVQCLTL, from the exons ATGCCTGGTAACGAAATTGAAGGCAGGATCCACAAATTGTATGAGCTAGACAACTATTCCCGTCAATCTCAAGTTGCGGATGGTAATTGGCCTGGCTTTGTTTACAATCAGTGGCaggaaaaacaaagagagatCAGTGAACCTCTAAGTTTCAGTTCGAAGAATAACATCCAACTATTAG ATTCTGTGAGAGGACATGGCAATGGATCTCTGAATGTGTCATTCGATCAAGACTATACACACTTGACTCAGAGACCTGGATTGTCCAATATTCAACCCAGACACCAACATCTGAAGACGAATGACTATATGCTTGGACGAGACATTTTGCAGGCGAGCCACAATCAAGTTGAGTTTTTTGGTGAGAGCACAGGTTTTGTTCCACATAATTTAGCATCACAGAGCTTATCTATCCATCAATCAGAGCAAGAAAATGCATCAGGTGATAGTCCCACCCTGACAACCAATTCAGAAAGGTCTGAAATCACTGAAGCTTCCACCGAGATTAACTTTGTTGGAAGGCAACAGCAATTTGCGAGGGGCCAACAAGGCATTCTACCACATCATTCAATGCAGCAGTCAGGGTACAATGAAATGCAGTTGTTGCAGCAACACCTAATGTTTAAGCAACTGCAAGAACTTCAGAGGCAGCAGCAACTACAGCAGTTTGGTGATTCAAGGCAACAGAATTCAGTAAATCAGCTCTCTGCAGTCGCTAAGCAGGCTGCTGGGGTTCAGTTTTCACCTCTCATTAATGGAACACCTGTTAACGAAACACCCCAAATGTTAATGAATTGGGTGCAGCGAGGTGCATCTCCTACTGGACAAAATGTATCTAATAGGGTTAGTTTTTCACAAGAGCAAGGTCAGACTTTGCGCTCAATGGGTCAGGCTCCTCAGCAGTTCGATGTATCCTTATATGGTACTCCTATTGCTAGTGGAAGGGGAAACATGAGTCCGTATTCCCCCCATCTCCAGTCTATGTCTCAAGATTCTGTAAATTTGTTGACCAAGCCTAGCAATCAAGTACAGAAGCCTGCTGCGCAGGCATCAGCTTTCAGTAACTCCTTTGTAGGTGATCATTGTACTACTCCAGATCAAGTTTTCTTGCCTCAAGGAGCTTTCATATCCAAACAAGGCTTTCAGGGGAAAAATATGTTTGGACAAGCTACTGTTCCGGGTTTAAATTGTGGATCTACCTTGGGGAGCATCCAGCAAGAGAATGCCTTGCTAACAAACACATCTCTGCAGGAACTCAATGGAAAGCAAGAGCGAGATAGTTGGCCTGGTATATCTCAAAGCAATACAATGCAGCATGGCCCTTCACAGGGGCTGGTTCCTCTAGATCCAATGGAAGAGAAGATTTTGTTTAATACAGATGATAGCCTTTGGGATCCTTCTTTGGTAAATTGCAATGATATTGGTGGTGGAGGGTTAGGAAGCTGGAGTGCACTTATGCAGTCTGCTGTGGCAGATTCTAGTAGTGATACCGGTCTACATGAGGAGTGGAGTGGTTTGAGTTTTCAGAATACAGAATTGTCTTCTGGTAATCAGCCTTCAAACATCTTGGACAGTGAGAAGCAACAAGGAAGTTGGGCTGATAACAACCTGCACAGTGCCTCTTCCTTTAGTTCAAAATCTTTTCACATGCTTAACGATTCCAGTGTTAGTTCGAGCTTCCCTGGATTTCAGCAGCCAGGCATTCAATACAAACCAGAGCATAGAGAAAGTCTCCACCAGGATGAATCTCATGAATCCATTCAGAAGTCTCCCAAAAGTAATAGTGAATGGTTGGATCATAACCCTCGACATCAGGTTCAACAGACACTCGAGCATTTGGACAACACATGGATCGGTCAAAGAAATGAGCGCTCCGAGTGTGATGCACCGCAGCAGAGAATAGACCCATACGGTATTGCTCAACCAAGCAGTAAACCAGAAG GTAATATTAATGAAGCCATGTACAAGAGGAACTCTGATGGTGGTCTGTGGAAGAGGGATGATGATACCAGGGTAACTTCATTTTCAAGATCAACTGGACAATTGGAGCAACTCCAATCTAGCTCAGAGGATACTCTGAGAAGCAGACAAAATTCACATATGTTTAACTTCCCTTCTGTGACAAATGCACACATAACCAAGACCTATCAGGAAACCAGCGCACAAGTCCAAGATAACAGTAAGCTTGATTATGTGAAGCGTATGTTATCTAGCAACAAAGAGGAGGATGAGGGCATAGGTGAAAAACAGCGACAAATGAGTAATAGCTCCCCTATTATTCAGAACTCTTATGGGAGGGACGGAAAAACATATGACCAGCAAAGTTGCTACCAAAAGGACAACACATATGACTGTAAGCCAGTTGATATATCTGCTACAGTAGGCAGATCAGTTGGTCCTAGTGGTGTCCATTTCACAGCTGGAACAAG TCAAAATATGCTGGAACTTCTTAACAAGGTTGACAGGTTGAATGAGACGTCTGTTGCACAGTTTGATCCCAGTGGATTTAATCCATTATCTGAGGTGACTGATGCAAAACCTCCTGTAGCATCTGTTGATCAAATGTACAATCAATCTTCTGCTTCTCAAGGTTTTACTTTGAAATTGGCTCCCCCGTCTCAACGACAGTCCAATTCAAACTCTCAGTTCTCCCCTCAGAGTTCGCTACAACCAGCAAGGCAAATGGATTCGGATTTTGGAGAAAAGAATCAGACCTACTTGGCTACTTCGCCATCATCTCAATCTTTATCCAGATCACATGAATCATCACCAAGGGCTCGCTGGGATGATAAGTTTAGTATTGGGGGACAATCAAGCATCTCCCAATCTTATATGCATGGGAACTCTATTGCAGAAATTACATCAAGTCCTACATTTCGAAGGAATCAGCTTCAAACACAAGTTTTGTTTAATCCACATGCATCAGGTCCTTCTACACAGGCAACGTTACCTGCTACTGCCACTGGACATCCACATTCAAACCTCGCTCAATCTCAAGATACTCCTCAGCAAACTTTTGTCAACCCTGATGGTCAACAATTCCCTATTCTGGAATCTGTGCCAGTATCTCATCCTCCTTTTATGACAGGCATGCCTCCACAGGGTGGAGTTTCGTTCAGGCCGCAGACTTTATGGACAAATAAAGCAAGTCAGCAACATCTTTCTGGAATGGAACCTCAAAAGGTTCCCACAGTAGTTCCTTCAAATGATAGTATGGAAACTACTTCATCAACTTTGAAGGAGCTAAATAGTCTAAATTCCCGACAAGGTGGTGGGCATTTACAAGGCTTCAGTTCTCCAGAAGAGCAGCATTCGAAAGAGAGGGGGCAGAAACCAATGTTTTCTGGAATGCTTGAGGCTTCACAACCAGGGGTAAGGAATGTCTCTGATCCAGGTGGCTTGCCTTCGGGTTCATTGTTGGCTAATTCGAACTTACAGGATCCTGATAGAATACATAATGGTGACAACAATGGCTTGTCTCCCACGGCAAGAAATCTCCAATTCATTGGCCATGCTCTAAATCCGTCGCATGGTCTTCGTCAAAATTACTCCCTACTGCACCAGGTGCAGGCAATGAAGAATATGATGACCGATCCAAGTAGGAGGGATCTGGATGTACGACAGGCAACTGTTATGGCAGGACAGCAGTCCGTCTATGATCAGAATAAGGATGGTGAACTGAATTCTGCATCACATCTCAAGTCATTACCACATGGAAATACCATTGTTCCGAGTTTCTTGTCAGAAGCAAGAGAAGATCCGAGCATAAAAGCTTCACCGCAATCTGCTCCTCAAGCTCAAGTGATGGTTGCATTTGGTGAAACTGATTCTCAGAGTCAATCTACTGGAAGTAATGGGACACCTATTCATGCTGAAGCTTCTCGGGCTAATCTATTTATGGCAGCCAACTGGTTTAAGCAGTATGGGAATTTCAGAAATGGACAGGTGCCGCTGATGCAGGATGCAAGGACTGCTGCAGGGCAGTTCTCACTTTTCAAGCCTTCTCAGAGTCCAAATATACATTCTTCTGTGGACCAAATAGATGCTTCTGATGCTAATCAAAGCAGCAAGGTCTGGCCAGGTACGGCTGCCAATTTTGTGCCAAATGAACCATTGATAGCTCCTTGCGGGTTGAATTCAAATGCCAGCAACCAAAGTATGGATATCTTGAGACCAAAGAAACGAAAAATTGCAATTTGTGACCAACCATGGCACAAAGTAACACAAGGTTCCAAAGAGGTtcaagatttcag TATGGCAGAAGAAGACTGGGCATTGGCGTCCAATCGGTTGATTGAGAAA GTTCCAGATGAGTTTGGAATGATTGAAGATGTACCGCCAATCTTTCGAGCCAAGAGAAGACTTATCTTTACAACACAGTTTATGCAGCATTTGCTTGGCCCCGCACCAGCATCTTTTCTCTCAGCAGATGCTGCTCTGCACTATGATAGTGTGACATATTTTGTGGCCAAGTCTTCCGTAGGGGATGCATGCAGCCTGACCTGCAGCAAGAAAAACAGTACTCTTAAGCAAATGAACAACAGTAACAT GATTCTGGATCAGCCACAAGTTTCTGAGAGTGATGATGACCAGTTCTTTTCAAAGGTTGTGGGAAACTTGACGGATAGATCAAAGAAGCTGGAAAATGAATTATTGAG GTTGGACAGGGCAGCATCAATTTTAGATGTAAGACTGGAATGTCAGGAGTTGGAAAGATTTTCCGTGATAAACCGATTTGCGAAGTTCCATCTCCCCCGAGCAGATATGTCTGGAACCTCATCTTCATCAGGCACATTTACAAATGCATCTCGACCATGTCCCCAACGATATGTCACTGGACAGCCATTGCCAAAGAATCTACCAGAGGGGGTACAGTGTCTCACACTGTGA
- the LOC112189048 gene encoding transcription initiation factor IIB codes for MAYAVSDTDQYCKDCKRITQTVLDHRQGDTICSECGLVLEAYFVDTTAEWRTFADTENDHDPQRTGDAVNPLLHNGGLGTMISDAKNNVVGSNQSRSLGRVNKMVQKQQNPDRSLTQAFASIASKASMLGLMNTVVSRAQQIYKEADDKKFCRGRKDEALTTACLFLACQEEGFPRTLKEVATVGNGATKKEINKIKEQLKKVLEIDSKIIHAEDLTRRSCSSIGMKHQGMKAVNETLEKLKEYDIRRTPKSVLAAVMYMTVQLSNDVTSLKEVSQAADVAVGTTKKTYKDLYPYASRIIPSWFAKLEDIKKLRIP; via the exons ATGGCCTACGCGGTCTCCGACACCGATCAGTATTGCAAAGACTGCAAAAGAATCACACAGACCGTCTTGGACCACCGACAAGGCGACACTATCTGCTCCGAGTGCGGTTTGGTTCTCGAAGCCTACTTCGTCGATACCACCGCCGAGTGGCGAACCTTTGCCGACACCGAAAACGACCACGACCCTCAACGCACCGGTGACGCCGTCAATCCTCTTCTGCACAACGGCGGCCTCGGCACCATGATCTCCGACGCCAAAAACAACGTCGTTGGCTCTAACCAATCGAGAAGTCTCGGCCGGGTTAACAAGATGGTGCAGAAGCAGCAAAACCCTGATAGGTCTCTCACCCAAGCTTTCGCCTCCATCGCTTCGAAAGCTAGCATGTTAGGGCTTATGAACACAGTGGTTTCTCGTGCTCAACAGATTTACAAGGAGGCAGATGATAAAAAGTTTTGTAGGGGAAGAAAAGACGAGGCCTTGACGACGGCTTGTCTATTTCTTGCCTGCCAAGAAGAGGGCTTTCCCCGAACCCTAAAGGAAGTCGCCACGGTTGGGAATGGGGCCACTAAGAAAGAGATTAACAAAATCAAGGAACAGTTGAAGAAAGTATTGGAGATTGATAGCAAAATCATACATGCCGAGGACCTTACGCGGCGGAGTTGCTCTTCCATTGGTATGAAACATCAAGGGATGAAGGCGGTGAACGAGACACTGGAGAAGTTGAAGGAGTATGATATAAGGAGGACCCCCAAGTCGGTTTTGGCTGCAGTTATGTACATGACGGTGCAGCTCTCAAACGACGTGACAAGCCTTAAAG AGGTATCGCAAGCCGCTGATGTTGCGGTAGGAACAACTAAAAAGACATACAAGGATCTTTATCCCTATGCTTCAAGGATAATACCCAGCTGGTTCGCCAAGTTGGAGGACATCAAGAAACTTCGCATCCCTTGA